The DNA segment TGTAAAAAAAATTTTTTGAAGGGTAAATTCTTTTTACATTGGTAATTATAATACATAATTTGGAAAATTGCAACAAATTAATTATGTGAATAATCTCTAAACATTTGCTCCGATTTTCGGTAAAAGTACTATTTTCGAAATGCTTTTCGGCTGAATCCGGGTATGGAGATCAGAATTGGGTATAATGATATGGACAGAATCAGTCCGGATATTCCCTGAATGAGATTTGCCGGTATGCTGGCCAGCGCTCCTTTGACTCCATAAAAAAACATTTCAAAAAGATAATACCCTCCGCTGATAACTGCCATATCAATAAGTCCGCACAAAAAAACTGCGAGATAACAGGATTTACGGGACTTGGCGAGGTATTCATAGACATATCCGCATAGCAGTGCTGTGATGCCCTTTATTAAAAAAGTGGCAGGTGAATAGAAAAAATATCCTCCGATAATATCGGCCATAGCAGAACCAATTCCGGCAGATAAAGAGCCATACATGGGGCCTAAGAAGATTCCGGATAAAATTACGATGGAATCTCCAGGATGGATATAACCGCCCGTTCCGGGCGTTGGTATCCTGATAACCATTGTGGCGATACAGGTCAACGCTGCAAAGAGTGCAGCATAAATTAAATTTTTAAATTTTTTGTCCAAAACACGAAACCTCCTTGGTACAGTATTACCGCAAAAATCAATTTTTTGCATATACACAGTATAACGCAGAAGAATTGATTTAACCAGCACGTGACAAATTTTTCATGAATTATTTTTTGATCTTTAAGCATACTAAGAGCGTAACATCATAAAAGGAGGAAACAAAACTATGAGTAAGAATTATAGTAGCAATAACTACAGCAAAAATAACGCTAATAATGCGTATAACACAAGCAATGAATCCAATGCTTACAACACAAGCAACGAATCCAATTCGAATGCGTATAATACAAGCAATGAATCCAATGCGAACAACTGTGGAAGCAACGC comes from the Blautia liquoris genome and includes:
- a CDS encoding ECF transporter S component, which encodes MDKKFKNLIYAALFAALTCIATMVIRIPTPGTGGYIHPGDSIVILSGIFLGPMYGSLSAGIGSAMADIIGGYFFYSPATFLIKGITALLCGYVYEYLAKSRKSCYLAVFLCGLIDMAVISGGYYLFEMFFYGVKGALASIPANLIQGISGLILSISLYPILISIPGFSRKAFRK